Proteins encoded within one genomic window of Spirochaeta isovalerica:
- a CDS encoding ABC transporter permease, whose product MTNQIDHIPLRKLSLKSRIYHQRYLLFMALPAVIWMIVFNYIPMYGIIIAFKRYRIIKSIADAPWVGLDHFRELFTEGDFVMVIKNTLGIGFMRLFIGFPLPIIFALFLNEIKHAGFKRTIQTISYLPHFISWVVLGGIMMNWLSDAGLFNEILMKMGVIDEPRFFLAEPESFWNIAVFSDIWKELGWGAIIYLAAISGISPTLYEAATVDGANRWHKMMHITLPSIMPTVSIMLILAISGILTTNFDQILVLRNAVNQSASDVIDIFVYRVGFKMNRFSYAQAISLFKSVVALILLLGANQISRKTQGHSLF is encoded by the coding sequence ATGACAAATCAAATAGACCATATTCCCTTGAGGAAACTGAGTCTGAAATCGAGAATCTATCATCAGCGCTACCTGCTTTTCATGGCCCTCCCGGCCGTTATCTGGATGATCGTTTTCAATTACATTCCCATGTACGGGATCATTATAGCTTTCAAGCGCTACAGAATCATTAAATCCATAGCCGATGCTCCCTGGGTGGGACTGGACCACTTCAGAGAATTATTCACGGAAGGCGACTTCGTCATGGTTATTAAGAACACGCTGGGCATCGGATTCATGAGGCTTTTCATCGGGTTTCCCCTCCCCATAATATTTGCACTTTTTCTCAATGAAATTAAGCATGCCGGGTTTAAAAGAACAATCCAGACCATTTCCTATCTGCCCCACTTCATATCCTGGGTTGTTCTGGGGGGAATCATGATGAACTGGCTTTCAGACGCCGGTCTTTTCAACGAGATCCTCATGAAAATGGGAGTCATCGATGAACCCCGCTTCTTCCTCGCCGAGCCGGAGTCTTTCTGGAACATCGCCGTTTTCTCCGACATATGGAAAGAACTGGGATGGGGCGCCATTATCTATCTGGCGGCCATTTCCGGAATAAGCCCGACCCTGTACGAGGCGGCGACAGTAGACGGAGCCAACCGCTGGCATAAAATGATGCACATAACGCTGCCATCCATTATGCCGACTGTCTCTATCATGCTCATTCTGGCCATAAGCGGGATCCTGACGACCAACTTCGATCAGATTCTGGTACTCAGAAATGCCGTAAACCAGTCTGCCAGCGATGTTATAGACATTTTCGTCTACCGCGTGGGCTTTAAAATGAACCGTTTTTCCTACGCTCAGGCCATCAGTCTGTTCAAATCGGTCGTCGCGCTGATTCTCCTTCTGGGAGCCAATCAGATCTCCAGGAAAACTCAGGGTCACTCCCTTTTCTAA
- a CDS encoding carbohydrate ABC transporter permease, with translation MKIKEKKLELFPKINTLLMILICFITLYPIWYTIVLSFNDANDAQMGGIYWWPRLFSLKSYSAVFANANIINAFTISVLRTVIGTLTHVFFTAMTAYAFSKKRLVGRNVFLAIGTFTMFFNGGLIPFFLLLKNLGMLNNFIVYIVPTMFNFFHLIIFTSFFRGIPGSLEESAMIDGANEFRTFIQIIIPLSMPVLATIALFHGVWNWNDFFWGVIFVNDESLQPIGTYLYRIIAETASSNMKINMPGAISLKAVNSQSIKLATMVVATTPIVLTYPFLQKYFVKGVMIGSVKE, from the coding sequence ATGAAAATTAAAGAAAAAAAACTGGAATTGTTCCCGAAAATAAACACCCTGTTGATGATCCTGATCTGTTTCATCACGCTCTACCCTATATGGTATACCATTGTACTCTCTTTCAATGATGCCAACGATGCCCAGATGGGCGGCATCTACTGGTGGCCCCGCCTTTTCAGTCTGAAGAGTTACAGCGCCGTGTTCGCCAATGCCAACATCATCAACGCCTTTACGATTTCTGTTCTCAGAACGGTAATCGGAACGCTGACCCATGTCTTTTTTACGGCCATGACGGCTTATGCTTTCTCAAAAAAGAGGCTTGTCGGAAGAAATGTCTTTCTGGCAATCGGTACTTTCACCATGTTTTTCAACGGCGGGCTCATTCCCTTCTTTCTTCTGCTCAAAAATCTGGGAATGCTGAACAATTTTATCGTCTATATCGTGCCGACCATGTTCAACTTCTTCCATCTGATAATCTTCACTTCTTTCTTCAGAGGCATTCCGGGAAGTCTTGAAGAATCGGCCATGATAGACGGAGCTAATGAGTTTCGCACCTTCATTCAGATAATCATTCCCCTCTCCATGCCCGTCCTGGCTACGATCGCCCTGTTTCACGGTGTGTGGAACTGGAATGATTTCTTCTGGGGAGTCATTTTTGTCAATGACGAATCTCTCCAGCCAATCGGCACCTATCTCTACAGGATAATCGCCGAAACAGCATCTTCCAATATGAAGATCAATATGCCGGGAGCCATCAGCCTCAAGGCCGTGAACTCCCAATCAATCAAACTGGCAACAATGGTTGTCGCCACGACTCCCATCGTGCTCACCTACCCCTTCCTGCAGAAGTACTTCGTAAAAGGTGTCATGATCGGATCGGTTAAAGAGTAA
- a CDS encoding extracellular solute-binding protein — protein MKNKLINVFALAIFFLTATLFAGGQQGDEAAAPAADLDPDVPGWTLDTSPVEFDWYLHFSWFPNQWGVDPLSQYVTEKTGVDINFIVPAGSEAEKLNTLIAGDQLPDFITIGWWEGFVNDMIEGDMVYALDELAEQYDPYFFEVAVPSRLGWYEREDGHVYGYPNASYSPEDYERYDVPANQTFLVRKDMYEALGKPDMRTPEGFIAALEAAKKMFPEVNGQPLIPFGSHEFGDQGSDSFGKFLQDFLAIPYEEADGTMKDRFADPEYKRWLKAFNDANDKGLMSPDIFIDKRAQMEEKIAQGRYFSMLYQRTDFASPQMTLFKNDPDSVYIAVPGPSNSKLDDPTLAAVGISGWTVTLISKNCENPERAIRFMSYWMSEEGQRDFYYGVEGVTWEMVDGKPQFIPEAKEMMDTDRPAFDKQHGANQTFWMLMDNPMFEQWQPAPVEPFKQMIEWTYPYTVSVSQYDNTEPTPDLDEGIVLGKVKNMRGKYIPALVTAKSDAEFEAIWNEWQQKKADLGYDDVLEYQTEKLEINKTKLGL, from the coding sequence ATGAAAAACAAGCTTATCAATGTATTCGCACTTGCGATTTTCTTCCTGACCGCGACTCTCTTCGCCGGCGGTCAGCAGGGCGATGAAGCAGCGGCTCCCGCGGCAGATCTCGACCCTGATGTCCCCGGATGGACTCTCGATACGAGCCCTGTAGAATTCGACTGGTATCTCCACTTCTCCTGGTTTCCCAATCAGTGGGGTGTTGATCCTCTGTCACAGTACGTAACAGAGAAAACAGGTGTCGATATCAATTTTATCGTTCCCGCCGGAAGCGAAGCGGAAAAACTGAACACCCTCATTGCCGGTGATCAGCTCCCGGACTTCATCACAATCGGATGGTGGGAAGGTTTTGTCAACGATATGATCGAAGGCGATATGGTTTACGCCCTGGACGAACTGGCCGAACAGTACGATCCTTATTTCTTCGAAGTCGCCGTTCCCTCCAGACTGGGATGGTACGAGAGAGAAGACGGACACGTTTACGGCTACCCCAACGCTTCTTATTCTCCCGAAGACTACGAAAGATATGATGTTCCCGCCAACCAGACTTTCCTGGTTAGAAAAGATATGTACGAAGCCCTCGGAAAACCCGATATGAGAACTCCCGAAGGATTTATCGCCGCCCTCGAAGCCGCAAAAAAAATGTTCCCCGAAGTTAACGGGCAGCCCCTTATCCCCTTCGGATCCCATGAGTTCGGAGACCAGGGAAGCGACTCCTTCGGTAAATTCCTCCAGGACTTCCTGGCCATCCCCTACGAAGAAGCAGACGGTACAATGAAAGACCGTTTCGCCGATCCCGAGTACAAGAGATGGCTCAAAGCCTTTAACGATGCCAACGACAAGGGTCTCATGTCTCCCGACATCTTCATCGACAAAAGAGCTCAGATGGAAGAGAAAATCGCCCAGGGCCGTTACTTCTCCATGCTCTATCAGAGAACCGACTTCGCAAGCCCCCAGATGACTCTTTTCAAAAACGATCCCGATTCGGTTTACATCGCCGTTCCCGGACCTTCCAACTCGAAGCTGGATGATCCCACACTGGCAGCTGTCGGCATCTCCGGATGGACTGTGACTCTTATTTCCAAAAACTGCGAGAATCCCGAAAGAGCTATCCGCTTCATGTCCTACTGGATGAGCGAAGAGGGACAGAGAGATTTCTATTATGGTGTCGAAGGCGTTACCTGGGAAATGGTGGACGGCAAACCCCAGTTCATCCCCGAAGCCAAAGAGATGATGGATACGGACAGACCTGCTTTCGACAAGCAGCACGGTGCGAACCAGACTTTCTGGATGCTTATGGACAACCCCATGTTCGAACAGTGGCAGCCCGCACCCGTCGAGCCTTTCAAGCAGATGATCGAATGGACCTATCCGTACACTGTCAGCGTTTCCCAGTACGACAACACCGAGCCCACTCCGGACCTGGATGAAGGTATTGTTCTCGGAAAAGTTAAAAACATGAGAGGAAAATACATTCCCGCTCTCGTTACAGCAAAAAGTGATGCCGAATTCGAAGCGATCTGGAATGAATGGCAGCAGAAGAAAGCTGATCTCGGGTACGATGATGTTCTCGAATATCAGACTGAAAAACTCGAAATCAATAAAACCAAACTGGGCTTATAA
- a CDS encoding LacI family DNA-binding transcriptional regulator produces the protein MATQKDVAKLANVSFITVSRVINDMGNVKEETRQRVLDAIKELNYYPNTIAQGLNRNKVRTLAIQAPIPRNVSIEETSYYRRVLIGIEKYCIEKNYDILLSTQRGDIDSFDYLKPYYERKADGIALLGARPTDEQFDNILKDNIPCVVVGDRPPGDKVYYIDTDNFRGMYEATKALIEKGHKRIAYIHGNVWTKNATDRYDGYRSAMADSGLDVKEELVYPGEFTKESGSEAFASFTSLKNVPTAILASTDLMAIGVYEAAKNSSFSIPEDISIIGFDGHEICSYTSPPLATIYQPLEEMGEECARMLIGQIEEDSDLERRKIFPVTLIPGESIADRR, from the coding sequence ATGGCAACACAGAAAGATGTGGCAAAACTTGCAAATGTTTCATTCATAACAGTATCCCGAGTCATCAATGATATGGGAAATGTAAAAGAGGAAACGAGGCAGCGCGTTCTTGATGCCATCAAGGAACTCAATTACTATCCCAACACCATAGCCCAGGGATTGAACAGGAATAAAGTCCGGACCCTGGCCATACAGGCTCCGATCCCCCGGAATGTCAGCATTGAGGAAACATCCTATTACAGGCGGGTGCTGATCGGAATAGAGAAATACTGCATAGAAAAAAATTACGATATTCTTCTTTCAACCCAGAGAGGTGACATAGATTCCTTTGACTACCTCAAACCTTATTACGAAAGAAAAGCCGATGGAATCGCCCTTTTGGGAGCCAGACCCACAGACGAGCAGTTCGACAATATACTCAAAGACAATATTCCCTGTGTCGTTGTGGGTGACAGACCTCCCGGAGATAAGGTTTATTACATCGATACGGACAACTTCCGCGGCATGTATGAGGCGACTAAAGCGCTGATTGAAAAAGGCCATAAGCGAATAGCCTACATCCACGGCAACGTATGGACAAAGAACGCCACTGACCGCTATGACGGTTACCGCTCGGCCATGGCCGATTCGGGATTGGATGTTAAGGAAGAGCTGGTCTATCCCGGAGAATTTACCAAGGAATCGGGCAGCGAAGCTTTCGCCTCATTCACATCTCTAAAGAACGTTCCCACAGCGATACTAGCCTCCACGGACCTCATGGCAATCGGTGTCTATGAAGCGGCGAAGAACAGCTCTTTCAGCATCCCCGAAGACATATCGATTATCGGATTCGACGGTCATGAAATATGCAGTTATACAAGTCCGCCCCTGGCAACGATATATCAGCCACTCGAGGAGATGGGAGAAGAGTGCGCCAGAATGCTTATCGGGCAGATCGAGGAAGATTCCGATCTGGAAAGGCGGAAGATCTTCCCCGTTACTCTCATACCCGGCGAAAGCATTGCCGACAGGCGCTGA
- a CDS encoding carbohydrate binding domain-containing protein: MKNINPFKIAFIIPLILISCAGTGEKTAGEVEAEKDWILVWEDDFDDEIISDGKWNFIEGAGGYGNNELQYYSPRNENARIEKGNLVIEAREESYKGSPYTSAKLTTEGKGEWTYGRFDFKARLPEGQGIWPAIWMMPADMEVYGGWPSCGEIDIMELVGHEPSTVHGTLHYGMPWKYTGSPYTLEKGKFSDDFHIFSLVWLPGEIKWYVDGKLVQTQDDWYSQKNSREEAFAFNAPFDRDLYLQLNVAVGGNWPGYPDETTVFPQRMEIDWVRVYEAADGYGKPPVKKPVEEAEITGRDPLDDGNYVFNSTFDDQMKWWEFGNYEGGMGNAAVENGEMHIAISGAGGQIWANQLIQLDMFLQEGQTYKVSFDARAAAPRDIMVKMGGLGDRGWAAYSGEQYISIGTDMKAYSFEFTMEEKSDAHARYEFNMGLHTADLWIDNPRLELVGDPGVKKDYMARTPLDSGNYIYNGTFDQGYDRKAFWKLDYDGNSDAWLSVSPEIYTREGHLSILDSSGDMNGIRLYQEGFSFEAGEKWHLSFDAYARGNRKLYAAFLDKQGTIAAEPQAVDLSTVKRHYTMDFTVDAPIENGKAAFLPAVSGGATNPDIILDNIMLWKD; this comes from the coding sequence ATGAAAAACATCAATCCCTTTAAAATCGCCTTTATCATTCCTTTAATTTTGATTTCCTGCGCAGGAACCGGGGAAAAGACCGCCGGCGAAGTCGAGGCGGAAAAAGACTGGATCCTTGTCTGGGAAGATGATTTCGATGACGAAATCATTTCTGACGGGAAATGGAATTTTATAGAAGGCGCCGGAGGATACGGAAATAATGAGCTGCAGTATTATTCCCCCCGCAATGAAAACGCCCGTATAGAAAAGGGTAATCTGGTAATCGAGGCCAGAGAAGAATCCTATAAGGGGAGCCCCTACACTTCAGCCAAGCTGACGACCGAAGGAAAAGGAGAGTGGACTTACGGGCGTTTTGATTTCAAAGCCAGGCTCCCTGAAGGCCAGGGCATCTGGCCTGCTATATGGATGATGCCCGCCGATATGGAAGTCTATGGCGGCTGGCCTTCCTGCGGAGAAATCGACATTATGGAGCTGGTCGGTCATGAACCTTCCACGGTCCATGGGACTCTGCATTACGGTATGCCATGGAAATATACCGGTTCGCCTTATACTCTTGAAAAAGGAAAATTCAGCGACGACTTTCATATCTTTTCGCTAGTATGGCTTCCCGGAGAGATAAAATGGTATGTCGACGGGAAACTGGTCCAGACCCAGGACGATTGGTACAGCCAAAAGAACTCCCGGGAGGAAGCCTTTGCTTTCAATGCGCCCTTCGATCGGGATTTATACCTTCAGCTGAATGTCGCCGTGGGCGGAAACTGGCCCGGGTATCCCGATGAAACTACTGTCTTTCCCCAGAGGATGGAAATCGACTGGGTTAGAGTTTACGAAGCCGCCGATGGCTACGGAAAGCCTCCGGTCAAAAAACCGGTGGAAGAGGCGGAAATCACGGGACGGGATCCTCTGGATGACGGAAATTACGTTTTCAACAGTACCTTTGATGATCAGATGAAGTGGTGGGAGTTCGGTAATTATGAAGGCGGTATGGGAAATGCTGCTGTTGAAAACGGGGAAATGCATATTGCCATAAGCGGAGCGGGCGGTCAGATCTGGGCCAACCAGCTAATTCAGCTCGATATGTTCCTTCAGGAGGGCCAGACTTATAAAGTCTCCTTTGATGCCAGAGCGGCCGCTCCCCGGGATATTATGGTGAAGATGGGCGGTCTGGGCGATCGCGGCTGGGCTGCTTATTCGGGAGAGCAGTACATCTCTATCGGAACGGACATGAAAGCTTATTCCTTCGAATTTACCATGGAGGAGAAGAGCGATGCCCATGCCCGGTATGAGTTTAATATGGGGCTCCATACGGCGGATCTCTGGATAGATAATCCGAGACTGGAGCTTGTCGGTGATCCCGGTGTTAAAAAAGACTATATGGCCAGAACTCCTCTCGATTCGGGCAACTATATCTACAATGGTACATTTGATCAGGGATATGACAGAAAAGCCTTCTGGAAACTGGATTATGATGGGAACAGCGATGCCTGGCTCTCCGTTTCTCCGGAGATTTACACCAGGGAAGGTCACCTTTCCATTCTGGATTCCAGCGGGGACATGAACGGGATCCGGCTCTATCAGGAAGGGTTTTCCTTCGAAGCGGGAGAAAAATGGCATCTTTCTTTCGATGCCTATGCCCGCGGGAACAGGAAGCTGTACGCGGCATTTCTTGACAAACAGGGGACTATAGCCGCAGAGCCGCAAGCCGTCGATCTGAGTACGGTGAAGAGACATTACACAATGGATTTTACTGTTGATGCGCCTATTGAAAACGGAAAAGCGGCATTTCTGCCGGCTGTGAGCGGCGGCGCGACCAATCCCGACATAATCCTTGACAATATAATGTTATGGAAAGATTGA
- a CDS encoding ferritin family protein, which yields MNMYKFAHTMERDAEQLYRNLASRANSTGVRNIFNMMAEDEKREGRAVAVLERKFKKNSGETENHLPEMKTVYRDMIEHIDEIPLSDDELKDYKLILDIEKKGLDFYRENLGQLGTEEALHLLRCLSNQELYHIQTLENLIEMLEKDQWRVDDAEFNLTQEDYN from the coding sequence ATGAACATGTATAAATTCGCCCATACAATGGAAAGGGATGCAGAACAACTCTATAGGAATCTTGCCTCCAGAGCCAATTCAACCGGTGTAAGAAACATTTTTAATATGATGGCTGAGGACGAGAAGAGGGAAGGCCGGGCTGTTGCCGTTCTGGAGAGAAAATTCAAAAAGAACAGCGGAGAGACCGAAAATCATTTACCGGAAATGAAGACGGTATACAGGGATATGATTGAACACATAGATGAAATTCCCTTATCTGATGATGAATTGAAAGATTACAAACTGATTCTGGATATCGAGAAGAAAGGTCTTGATTTTTACAGAGAAAACCTGGGACAGCTGGGGACGGAAGAAGCCCTCCATCTGCTGAGGTGTCTGTCCAATCAGGAGCTCTATCATATCCAGACCCTTGAAAATCTGATTGAGATGCTGGAAAAAGACCAGTGGCGCGTCGATGATGCGGAGTTTAATCTGACCCAGGAAGATTATAACTGA
- a CDS encoding 4Fe-4S binding protein, whose protein sequence is MKNIISKRRIVQGLVGASLYVLVFYFHISLLYVLIAGSILGIILGKVFCRWMCPMGFIMELLMGNKKGSEAGQMYQYHKLGCPIAWIGGILNKFSLFRIRHNPESCTSCGVCDRNCYISSLNENFSLYKAEKKASGNSFSCSRCLECVSSCPKGSLKYSFLPFGRSEK, encoded by the coding sequence ATGAAAAATATAATATCAAAACGGCGAATCGTTCAGGGACTTGTCGGCGCTTCACTCTATGTCCTGGTTTTCTACTTCCACATTTCACTTCTCTATGTTCTGATCGCCGGGTCCATTCTGGGGATTATACTCGGTAAAGTTTTCTGTCGCTGGATGTGTCCCATGGGATTTATTATGGAACTGCTTATGGGAAACAAAAAGGGTTCTGAAGCCGGACAGATGTATCAGTACCATAAACTGGGCTGTCCCATAGCCTGGATCGGCGGTATTCTGAATAAATTCAGTTTATTCAGAATCAGACATAACCCCGAGAGCTGCACCTCCTGCGGCGTTTGCGATAGGAACTGTTATATTTCCAGTCTCAATGAAAACTTCAGTCTCTACAAAGCTGAAAAAAAAGCTTCGGGAAACTCGTTCAGCTGCTCGCGATGTCTTGAATGCGTTTCCTCCTGTCCAAAAGGCAGTTTGAAATACTCATTTCTTCCTTTCGGCAGGTCTGAAAAATAG
- a CDS encoding TPM domain-containing protein, with product MKKLLFILSTAFLLLLPLGAQNIPELKGYVNDYAGVISSSEEREITSLLSSLEKSTSAQIAVLTVDDLQGYDIESFSIKTADQWKLGQKGQDNGILILLSMAEKKVRIEVGYGLEGSMTDAKSGYIIRNIIIPEFQKGNFGTGLYKGAEAVSSVIGGTMVISDKDIAESQNRSRHTSSGGFLNVIIFLIIFFLSALTRGRRRRGGLFHALFWGSVLSGGSRRGGFGGGGFSGGGFGGGGFSGGGGGFGGGGASGGW from the coding sequence ATGAAGAAACTCTTATTTATTCTATCAACCGCTTTTCTCCTCCTCCTTCCCCTCGGAGCCCAGAATATTCCCGAACTGAAAGGATATGTCAATGATTATGCCGGTGTGATTTCCAGCTCGGAAGAACGGGAGATCACCAGCCTTCTGTCATCTCTGGAAAAATCAACATCGGCCCAGATCGCCGTATTAACCGTTGATGATCTTCAGGGATACGACATCGAGAGCTTCTCCATCAAAACGGCCGATCAGTGGAAACTGGGGCAGAAAGGCCAGGACAATGGCATTCTCATTCTTTTGTCCATGGCTGAAAAAAAAGTCCGGATTGAAGTGGGATACGGTCTTGAAGGATCCATGACCGATGCTAAAAGCGGTTATATCATCCGCAATATTATCATTCCTGAATTTCAAAAAGGCAACTTCGGCACAGGTCTCTATAAAGGGGCTGAAGCAGTCAGTTCCGTTATCGGGGGGACAATGGTCATCTCCGATAAAGATATAGCCGAATCGCAAAACCGTTCCAGACATACTTCCTCTGGCGGATTTCTCAATGTGATTATATTTCTGATCATCTTTTTCCTCTCCGCTCTGACAAGAGGACGGAGGCGTCGGGGCGGATTGTTCCATGCTCTATTCTGGGGCTCGGTTCTCAGCGGAGGAAGCCGGCGCGGCGGATTCGGTGGCGGTGGTTTTTCCGGCGGCGGTTTCGGCGGGGGAGGATTCTCCGGCGGAGGCGGCGGTTTCGGGGGCGGCGGTGCTTCCGGAGGTTGGTAA
- a CDS encoding TPM domain-containing protein, translating to MKKQILSEEDNKRIAEAVSKAESKTSGEIVTAIIRESSDYAFHELLAAMFGGFIFYTVSLLSYGSIANFLERTFWSYKESWPALFIGIGTILFMGILYLLANVEGVDRLIVPASTISMKVKRRALLFFSEAGLFDTRDRTGILIFISLREKRVELLADKGINDKVDTGAWGDIVDELVGNIKHGKMVDGLVKAVESCGDRLIEHFPIKPDDENELSDQVHILED from the coding sequence ATGAAAAAACAGATTCTGTCTGAAGAAGACAATAAACGAATTGCCGAAGCCGTATCCAAAGCCGAGTCGAAAACATCGGGAGAGATCGTCACAGCTATCATCCGCGAGAGTTCCGATTACGCTTTCCACGAATTGCTGGCCGCTATGTTCGGCGGATTTATTTTCTACACCGTATCTCTTCTGTCCTATGGATCAATCGCCAATTTTCTCGAAAGGACTTTCTGGTCCTATAAAGAATCCTGGCCGGCTCTTTTCATCGGGATTGGTACCATTCTGTTTATGGGAATTCTCTATCTGCTTGCCAATGTGGAAGGCGTGGACCGGCTGATCGTACCGGCTTCGACTATCTCTATGAAAGTGAAAAGACGGGCTCTGCTCTTTTTCTCCGAAGCCGGATTATTCGATACGAGAGACCGCACCGGCATACTCATATTCATTTCCCTCCGGGAAAAGAGAGTGGAGCTTCTCGCCGACAAGGGGATTAACGATAAAGTGGATACGGGAGCCTGGGGCGATATCGTCGATGAGCTCGTGGGCAATATCAAACACGGCAAAATGGTCGACGGCCTTGTCAAAGCGGTGGAGAGCTGCGGGGACAGGTTGATCGAGCATTTTCCCATCAAGCCCGACGATGAGAATGAACTGTCCGATCAAGTTCACATTCTGGAGGACTGA
- a CDS encoding LemA family protein, whose translation MKSNKWLFPVIIIAVIIIAGYSSFKGTYNKMVQMQETVKASWSQVENVYQRRFDLIPNLVETVKGYAAHESETLTAVTEARAKLGGMVNISDEVLQDPEAFQRFQQAQGELSGALQRLMVVSENYPELKANQNFLALQDQLEGTENRIAVERMRFNESARGYNTYIKQFPRMIIANMSGFDEMAYFQATEGADTAPAVKF comes from the coding sequence ATGAAATCGAATAAATGGCTGTTTCCGGTCATAATAATAGCCGTTATCATCATAGCCGGTTATTCATCGTTCAAGGGCACATACAATAAAATGGTTCAGATGCAAGAGACCGTCAAAGCCTCTTGGTCCCAGGTTGAAAACGTCTACCAGAGGCGGTTCGATCTGATTCCCAATCTGGTAGAGACCGTAAAGGGATATGCCGCTCATGAAAGCGAAACCCTTACAGCCGTTACCGAGGCCAGGGCTAAACTCGGCGGTATGGTAAACATCTCCGATGAGGTCCTTCAGGACCCGGAAGCTTTCCAGCGCTTTCAGCAAGCTCAGGGGGAATTATCAGGAGCTCTGCAGAGACTGATGGTCGTTTCGGAAAACTACCCGGAGCTGAAAGCCAATCAGAATTTTCTGGCGTTGCAGGATCAGCTGGAAGGTACGGAAAACCGCATAGCCGTTGAGCGCATGCGCTTTAATGAGTCCGCCCGGGGGTACAATACCTATATCAAACAGTTCCCCCGCATGATAATCGCCAACATGTCCGGTTTCGATGAAATGGCCTACTTCCAGGCTACCGAAGGGGCCGACACCGCACCGGCAGTGAAATTCTGA
- a CDS encoding VIT1/CCC1 transporter family protein codes for MATYTDKFHLQGGELIRQVTFGMNDGVVSIFALLAGMAGAGQEPKIILITLLAATVAGALSMSAGEFISSKSEADYYNHEIEQESLEIKLCPEIEKDELRKIYKEKGFEGELLEQIVDHLSQDRDRWVREMVNDELGVTEIEQGADFKSVIIIFFSFILGACFPTLPYVFMISFPVEPFFIFKIATAVTVGGLFLAGALKKFVTGVNWLKSGVEMLIVGFFAFTVSYAIGLFIPF; via the coding sequence ATGGCCACTTATACGGATAAATTTCATCTGCAGGGCGGAGAGCTTATCAGACAGGTTACTTTTGGAATGAATGACGGCGTCGTGAGCATTTTCGCTCTTCTCGCCGGGATGGCCGGAGCGGGGCAGGAACCGAAAATCATTCTGATCACTCTTCTCGCGGCAACCGTAGCCGGAGCCCTCAGCATGTCGGCGGGAGAGTTTATCAGCAGCAAGAGCGAAGCCGACTATTACAATCACGAAATAGAACAGGAATCCCTGGAGATCAAACTCTGTCCGGAAATCGAAAAAGACGAGCTAAGAAAAATATATAAGGAAAAGGGCTTTGAAGGAGAGCTGCTTGAACAGATCGTCGATCATCTCTCTCAGGACAGGGACCGGTGGGTCAGAGAAATGGTCAACGATGAGCTGGGGGTTACGGAAATCGAACAGGGCGCAGACTTTAAGTCGGTCATTATCATCTTCTTTTCATTCATTCTGGGGGCTTGTTTTCCCACACTTCCCTATGTTTTTATGATCAGTTTTCCCGTGGAGCCCTTCTTTATTTTCAAGATAGCCACGGCAGTGACTGTCGGAGGTCTTTTCCTGGCCGGCGCATTGAAAAAATTCGTCACGGGAGTCAATTGGCTCAAGTCAGGTGTGGAGATGCTCATCGTGGGATTTTTCGCCTTCACCGTATCCTATGCGATCGGTCTGTTCATACCTTTTTAA
- a CDS encoding rubrerythrin family protein, whose translation MEKSRDALKILIKGETEAVAMYASFALKAEIEGWYNTAALFTALSEAESIHIKNHLQSLGEDFTPDTQKTEVGSTLENLNAAIEGESEESRRLYPRLIRSIKSELSGEYGKVARLSMTWARKVEKEHARLLKKARKAIKNGRDLPVDKIYLCKVCGNIVFDDPGEVCDVCGHDTQFFKQIKGDE comes from the coding sequence ATGGAAAAAAGCAGGGACGCTCTGAAAATTCTTATAAAAGGGGAAACCGAAGCTGTCGCTATGTATGCCTCCTTCGCTCTGAAGGCAGAAATAGAGGGGTGGTACAACACAGCAGCTCTTTTCACGGCCTTATCCGAGGCTGAGAGCATACATATAAAAAATCATCTTCAATCATTAGGAGAGGATTTCACCCCCGATACTCAAAAGACAGAAGTCGGTTCGACACTTGAAAACCTGAATGCAGCCATCGAGGGGGAATCGGAGGAAAGCCGGAGACTTTACCCGCGGCTCATCCGTTCCATAAAAAGCGAGTTGAGCGGTGAATACGGCAAGGTGGCCAGACTATCGATGACCTGGGCCAGAAAAGTTGAAAAAGAACATGCCAGGCTTTTAAAGAAAGCGAGAAAAGCGATTAAGAACGGACGGGATCTACCGGTCGACAAAATCTATCTCTGCAAAGTGTGCGGCAATATCGTGTTCGATGATCCGGGAGAAGTCTGCGATGTCTGCGGACATGATACCCAGTTCTTCAAGCAGATAAAAGGGGATGAGTAA